Proteins from a single region of Undibacterium sp. KW1:
- a CDS encoding carboxymuconolactone decarboxylase family protein has protein sequence MQIPSTIARELMGDIAPKFAELTDTVLFDDIWQRPGLAARERSLITVATLIALNSSEQLPFHMQRALDNGITNAELVEVITHLAFYAGWPTAASAVTVLRQLSANCLPIKPQQNQRSKSCP, from the coding sequence ATGCAAATCCCCAGCACCATCGCGCGCGAACTCATGGGCGACATCGCCCCCAAGTTTGCCGAGCTGACAGACACTGTTTTATTCGATGACATCTGGCAAAGGCCGGGCCTGGCCGCGCGTGAACGCAGCCTGATTACCGTTGCCACCCTGATCGCGCTGAACAGCAGTGAGCAATTGCCCTTTCACATGCAGCGGGCGCTGGACAACGGCATCACCAATGCAGAACTGGTCGAGGTCATCACCCACCTGGCGTTTTATGCTGGTTGGCCTACGGCGGCATCGGCTGTCACCGTGCTGCGCCAATTGTCTGCTAATTGTCTGCCAATTAAACCACAGCAAAATCAAAGGAGTAAATCATGCCCATGA